The genomic DNA AATTTCCCTGCAGGAGGGAGCGGATTTCTGGGACAAAACCGAAAAATACCAAACACCTTCTGACGATCTTGACCGGGCAATAGCCACTTTAAAAAAGCACTGTCAAGTTGCGCATCGGATGCCTGTAAACCAGCTTATCCTTACCATCGTTAATGAAACAGGAATGATTGGAACCCTGAAAACCGGGAAACAGGGACAGCAACGCTGGGCGAATTACCAAAAACTCTTAGAACTTGCCAGAAACTTTGACGGAGATGAGAATACGAGACTTCTCCCGAACTTTATCGAATTTCTGGATGTCTTAATTAGGGATGAACCTCAAGAGGGACAGGCACCCATTGAGGCAAGTAGCGGCGCGGTTCAAATCATGACAGTCCACGCTGCCAAGGGGCTTCAATTTCCTGTTGTGATACTCCCAAGACTTGACCGGAGAGGTCGAACGGATACCGAACCTTTCATTGATGAGTCGCTCGGTATCGGCTTCAGTCCGCTTAAACCTGATGACGGTTATAGGAAGACTCAACCTGATATCCTTACTCACATAAAAGAGCGAGCGAGTGCGAAAGAGGATGCAGAAAAAAAACGATTGCTTTATGTCGGAACAACACGTGCTTGTGATAGACTTATTTTATCCGGGACCCTTCCAGCGAGAAATATGCTTGGCTGGTTTCATAAAAATCTTGATATCAACGAAGAAGATATTTTACTGGATTTGCCTGTTACATTGGAGATGTTTGAAGACGGCAACACAAACTCTCAATCCTTCCAACTTCAAATCCCGATTTCTCGGGAATTGGCAGAATCTGAATCTGTGGATAAGGTCTCCGGTAATACGACTACTGTCGAATTTCCAAATCCCTTGCCATCGACACTACAATCAACTGGAATCGAGGCAGCCTTCTCCGTCACCGAACTCGCAAACTATGCCCGCTGCCCGCTGCGGTATCAATTAGAGAACTTACTACAGATTCCATCGATCAACGGAGACATGGATCCAGAGGAAGAGGGAAGAGAGAGTGCCATTCGTCGAGTACTTGCCCGGATAAGACGGCAATCGGATGCGGAAAATCTTGACACATTCATTGCACAGGTATCCGAGGATGACCCAGAGATGACCCGTGAATCCAAAACAGCGTTACGTATACATGCCAATAATTTTCTCAATTCTGAAATCGGAGAAATCGTTTTTAATGCTACCTCCGCCTATACCAATCAACAAATTCACGCGAGTATCAACGGACACATTATTGAGGGTAGACTCGACAGACTCTTTAAAGATACAACAGGAGAATATCAGCTAATCATTTACGATACCTCTGAAATACATGATTTAGACGCACACCGCCCAGAAATGGAACTTTATGCGCTGCTTGTCCATCGACGATATCCAGAACAACCGATGGTAACTATTAATCTTTTCTTTACTGAACAAGGTCAGGGTGAACAAATACATTTCAGCACAGCACAATTGCAGGAAGCTCAGGAACAGTGGAAAGAAAAAATATCGAAACTTCAAAGCGGGATTTATGAGAAAAACCTTGAACACTGCTGTTCCTGTCCGTATGCAGGGGCCGATGGACAGTGCATTGTTGCTGAAGCATGAGGAGAAAAAAATGAAAAGCTTAACACCAGCAATCGCAATTATCATAATTGCCTGCTTTGCAATACAGGCGTGGCAACCCGCCCTCGCAGGCACATGGCGCGACGATTTTGAAGACAAAGATACCCGCGAATGGAAGATTTTTAACCTCGACCGGCAGGTCGAAAAATGGTGGATTGATGACGGTGAAGCCGTCGGCGAAATCTTCCTACCCGGTTTCATGAGCCTCTGGCTTACGGGTGAACTCACATGGAAGAACTATTCCCTCTCCTGTCGCGCAAAATTGGTGAAAGACAAAAACGATCCACCGAGCATCGGATTGACACTCCATGACAGAGGCGAAGAGGATAGTCGCTACCTTTTTTTTATAGATTACGTTTTTGGTACCGTCCGACTTATAAAGGCACTGCGAAACAGTTGGTTTCCGGTCATCTATCCATTTGATGCCGAAATTGATACGTGGTATGAACTCACTGCCACCATTCACGAGGATGGCACCATAGAATTTCAAGTCGATGACGAAGTGTTTACCGTTATTGATGATGACCCTCTGAAAGGTGGGCAGGCAGGACTCGTTGTCGCAGACGGACGCGCACACTTTGATGATTTTGAAGTCACAGGCGCGAACATCAAAAATGGCGGTCCCGGCAAGCCACGGCCCGTCGAACCGCGATCCAAACTCGCAACCACTTGGGGCGAGATAAAAAAAGGCAGTCCGGTTAGACCCAGATAGTTTAAAAAATGAAAGAAAACATAATAGGCATCGGCATTATCGGCATGGGCTGGATGGGTATGACACATGCCCGCGCCTACCGCCAGATCGCAGACCGATTTCACAACAGTCCGCTTCAACCCAAACTCATCATCTGTGCCGATGATGTCGCCGAACGCACAACCGAGGCAAAAACACGCTTCGGATTTGAACGCACAACGACCGATTTTCGACGCGTCATAGAGGACGAAGATATCCAGATAGTCAATATCGCTGCACCAAATAGCATGCATCTTGAGATCGTTGAAGCAGCCGCGACCGCTGGGAAGCACATCTTCTGTGAGAAACCCGTCGGACGGAATCCTGCCGAAACGAAGGCTATCTACGCCGCCGCACAACGGGCAGGGGTCCTTACAGGTGTCGGTTATAACTACAGATGGGCACCCGTCGTCCAATACGCACGCCGATTGATTTCGGAGGGGAAACTCGGCACGCTCACCCACTATCGTGGTAGATTTTTTGCTGGCTACGCCAGTCATCCACACGCAGTACTTTCGTGGCGTTTTCAGAAAGAGATCGCAGGACTTGGCACCCTTGGCGACCTGATTTCCCACGTCATTGATATGGGACATTTTATCGTTGGAGACATCAACAGCATCGTCTCCCAGCAAGAGACCTTTATTCCAGAACGTCCCGTAGCAAGAGCAGGCACCGGCACACACTTCTCGCTCAGCGCAGATGGCAAAATGGAAACCGTTACGAACGAGGATTACGTCGGCGCGTTAGTCCGATTTGAAAACGGTGTCCGCGGTACACTTGAAGCCTGTAGAATTATTAACGGACCGCAGTGTGAAATGGCGTTTGAGGTACACGGCACAGACGGGGCTTTGCGCTGGAATTTTGAGCAGATGAACGAACTGGAAATCTACTTGCCTAACGAAGACGGTTTCCCTGACGGATTCACGCGCATATTGAGCGGTCCCCGCCATCCATTCCACAGCGATTTCAACCCCGGTCCCGGTGTTGGATTGGGCTATGACGACCTGAAAACGATTGAAGCCTCCCAGTTCTTACAAGCCATCTACGCAGGAAAACAAGCAAATCCGGGTTTCCGAGAAGCCGCCGCCGTTGCTGATGTACAGACTGCTATTCAAACCTCATGGAAGGAGGAGCGATGGATTTCTGTCGAAAAATAAAGTACATGCTGACTTTACCCAATTGCAGTTGGATAGGGTTCTTGGTTCGTAGTAGCGCAATTTATTCCGCCTTCTTTATTTTAATTTTTTTTCTCTGGATAACTCCCCCAACTGCCGCTGCGCAAAACTTACCCCAATTTACCGACATCACGAGCGAAGCAGGCATCGACTTCATCCATAATACCGGTGCCTTCGGCGAAAAATACCTCCCCGAAACGATGGGATCCGGCTGCGCATTCCTCGACTACGACACCGACGGTTGGCAGGACATCCTCCTCGTCAATGGAAAGGATTGGGAGGGGCAGCCAACCCAAAAACGCCAAACGATGGCACTCTACCGCAACAACCGAGACGGCACATTCGCGGATGTCACCGAATCCGCAGGACTCGCTGTCCCACTCTACGGCATGGGAGTCGCTGTCGCCGATTACGATAACGACGGTGACCCAGATATCTATATTAGCACCCTTGAAACCGATCGTCTTTTCCAAAACCGTGGTGACGGCACCTTTGTTGATGTCACGGAAACCGCGGGGATCCATAACCCCGGCTTCGGCACCAGTTGCGCGTGGTTCGACTATAACAAAGACGGACACCTTGACGTTTATGTGGCGAACTATGTCGAGTGGACGATAGAGAACGACATATTCTGTACCCTTGATGGCACAAATAAGTCTTATTGTACCCCTGAATCCTACACCGGTCAGTCCAGCAAACTCTTCAGGAACCGCGGCGACGGCACATTTCTTGATGTCTCCCGTATCGCACGGATTGAGGACAATACAAGCAAATCATTGGGGGTCTGCATTTTCGATTACAATGCCGATGGTTTGCCCGACATCTTTGAGGCGAACGACACGCAACCCAATAAACTCTATCAAAATAACGGCGACGGTACCTTCATTGAAACTGGAATGCTCGCTGGGATCGCCTATGACGAGAGGGGGGTTGCAACTGGGGCAATGGGGATTGATGCCGCAGACTATGATCGTATCGGCAGAGAGAGCCTCGTCATCGGCAACTTCTCCAACGAAATGCTCAACCTCTACCACAACGAAGGCGACTTCTTCATAGACGATGCACCCGCCGCGCACATCGGCAATGCGACCTTACTAACCCTTACCTTCGCCTGTTTCTTCTTCGACTTTGACTTCGATGGTAACCTTGACATTTTCACCGCTAATGGACACGTTGA from Candidatus Poribacteria bacterium includes the following:
- a CDS encoding Gfo/Idh/MocA family oxidoreductase, translated to MKENIIGIGIIGMGWMGMTHARAYRQIADRFHNSPLQPKLIICADDVAERTTEAKTRFGFERTTTDFRRVIEDEDIQIVNIAAPNSMHLEIVEAAATAGKHIFCEKPVGRNPAETKAIYAAAQRAGVLTGVGYNYRWAPVVQYARRLISEGKLGTLTHYRGRFFAGYASHPHAVLSWRFQKEIAGLGTLGDLISHVIDMGHFIVGDINSIVSQQETFIPERPVARAGTGTHFSLSADGKMETVTNEDYVGALVRFENGVRGTLEACRIINGPQCEMAFEVHGTDGALRWNFEQMNELEIYLPNEDGFPDGFTRILSGPRHPFHSDFNPGPGVGLGYDDLKTIEASQFLQAIYAGKQANPGFREAAAVADVQTAIQTSWKEERWISVEK
- a CDS encoding CRTAC1 family protein — its product is MDFCRKIKYMLTLPNCSWIGFLVRSSAIYSAFFILIFFLWITPPTAAAQNLPQFTDITSEAGIDFIHNTGAFGEKYLPETMGSGCAFLDYDTDGWQDILLVNGKDWEGQPTQKRQTMALYRNNRDGTFADVTESAGLAVPLYGMGVAVADYDNDGDPDIYISTLETDRLFQNRGDGTFVDVTETAGIHNPGFGTSCAWFDYNKDGHLDVYVANYVEWTIENDIFCTLDGTNKSYCTPESYTGQSSKLFRNRGDGTFLDVSRIARIEDNTSKSLGVCIFDYNADGLPDIFEANDTQPNKLYQNNGDGTFIETGMLAGIAYDERGVATGAMGIDAADYDRIGRESLVIGNFSNEMLNLYHNEGDFFIDDAPAAHIGNATLLTLTFACFFFDFDFDGNLDIFTANGHVETDINAIQSQVTYAQLPHLFHNDGQGKFTDAIHKVGTDLATLMVGRGGAYGDIDNDGDWDLLITTSNGPAYLFRNDGGNRNAWIKVQLVGQTSNRDGIGAEIRVTSALGTQTRTVKSGSSYCSQSELTAIFGIDGDTTIETIDVRWPSGTVSTRKNVEPNQHIRIEENVP